Proteins encoded within one genomic window of Methanothrix harundinacea 6Ac:
- a CDS encoding tetratricopeptide repeat protein — protein MKLNAILCVLVLMVLVAPALVTLVAPAVGNEMDDLQHDFGNIFLIVAVLFVVLCWWNRLNWNGIKAYIYVYRFTIIFGVISAILIGFYIYYEKSWSEIASIAIGLVALIIALISLESSTSQLKEIQTDYWNTRGIDHRKNKEYYDAFQAFDKGIHLDNRSTKCLVNKANALCQKGKRFGDESSLEEALKTIDYAISIGPKYPPAILTRKTQREKPIQENQEEMAIQGYANALKSKCDILIHLADLREKHAGEQIDELRNEALHTIEKAIATYPPNNPQLPGAYATKGTALYKLSKYDDAIEACDKAVKLGRYEALGWAIKGNALESKGNHWAAIKDFNKAIELKPDSSVFWYSKGQSIRALGDNLLALHAYDKAIEFDKLDSDAWNQRGMAMFDLGCKSLNSLESQNIKNIFSNGELFWLNTDSAVYGEFNYYLNNALNSFDRAIDINPNDSMFWVNKGRVLSELGRTTEANEAYAKARELGSSG, from the coding sequence ATGAAACTGAACGCGATTTTGTGTGTGCTGGTGCTAATGGTGCTTGTGGCACCTGCACTTGTGACACTTGTGGCACCAGCTGTGGGGAATGAGATGGACGATCTTCAACATGATTTCGGGAATATATTCTTGATTGTGGCTGTACTATTCGTAGTGCTTTGTTGGTGGAATAGACTTAACTGGAATGGGATAAAAGCTTATATATACGTCTATAGATTTACTATAATATTTGGAGTAATATCTGCAATACTTATTGGATTTTATATATATTATGAAAAATCGTGGAGTGAGATTGCCTCGATCGCCATAGGACTAGTTGCTTTAATTATCGCATTGATTAGCTTAGAATCTTCAACATCTCAACTAAAGGAGATCCAGACAGATTATTGGAATACAAGAGGCATCGATCATCGCAAGAATAAGGAATATTATGATGCTTTTCAGGCCTTTGATAAAGGCATCCATTTAGATAACAGATCAACAAAGTGCTTGGTTAATAAAGCCAATGCTCTATGTCAAAAAGGCAAGAGGTTCGGCGATGAATCATCGTTAGAAGAAGCACTGAAGACCATAGACTATGCTATTTCGATAGGGCCGAAATATCCTCCCGCAATTCTTACGCGTAAAACTCAGAGAGAAAAACCTATTCAAGAAAATCAGGAAGAAATGGCTATTCAGGGTTATGCGAACGCTCTAAAGTCTAAGTGTGACATCCTCATCCATCTAGCTGATCTCCGAGAGAAACATGCCGGGGAACAAATAGACGAATTGCGCAACGAAGCGCTCCATACTATAGAAAAGGCTATAGCTACATATCCTCCAAATAACCCGCAGCTTCCTGGAGCTTACGCTACTAAAGGAACTGCCCTATACAAATTATCCAAGTACGATGACGCTATTGAAGCTTGCGATAAAGCTGTCAAATTAGGACGTTACGAAGCCCTCGGGTGGGCAATTAAAGGCAACGCACTTGAATCAAAGGGCAATCATTGGGCAGCTATCAAGGATTTCAACAAAGCCATTGAGCTAAAACCAGATTCCTCAGTCTTTTGGTATTCAAAGGGCCAATCTATTAGGGCGCTAGGGGACAACCTCTTGGCCTTACATGCCTACGATAAAGCGATTGAGTTTGATAAACTAGATTCAGATGCCTGGAACCAAAGAGGAATGGCCATGTTCGATCTGGGCTGCAAATCTCTGAACTCACTCGAATCTCAGAATATAAAAAATATTTTCTCTAATGGTGAATTATTCTGGCTAAACACTGACAGCGCAGTATATGGCGAATTTAATTACTATCTTAATAATGCTTTAAACTCGTTTGATAGGGCGATAGATATCAATCCAAATGATAGTATGTTCTGGGTTAACAAAGGCAGGGTACTCAGTGAGCTTGGTAGGACGACCGAGGCCAACGAAGCCTACGCCAAGGCCCGCGAACTCGGATCGTCGGGGTGA
- a CDS encoding minichromosome maintenance protein MCM, with protein sequence MVEDPVAKWEEFIRSRYWDELLELADSYPLRRSLSIKFPDIDRYDPEFADELLEKPGPLLEAAETALLEIDLPIDVVLEKAHFRIVGLPRRHKTSELRSDHIGRLIALEGLVRTVTEVRPKVVSAAFECQRCGHLFYKEQTTSKFQEPYDCPNEACDRRGPFKLLLDRSRFVDAQNVRVQESPEELRGGEQPQTLDVQLEDDLSGIIYPGDRVVINGVLRSYQRTTQTGKSTYFDLFLEGNSVEMMEQEFEEIDIKPEDERLIRELSTDPHIYENIRKSIAPSIYGYEEVKEALALQLFSGVSKGLPDGTRIRGDIHILLVGDPGIAKSQLLRYISKLSPRGIYTSGKSSTSAGLTATAVKDELGDGRWSIEAGALVLADKGIACIDEMDKMRSEDRSALHEAMEQQTISVAKAGVMATLKSRCALLAAANPKFGRFDKYEGIAQQINLSPALMSRFDLIFVLTDEPSDARDSQIARHIGQTTYAGEISSRGGYSKEELEAVMDVIRPAIEPEVLRKYIAYARKNVFPVLSDGARERLESYYVNLRKQGQDGNKPVPVTARQLEALFRLSESSARLRLSDEITGGDAERVIRIVEACLRQVGVDPETGLLDADVLAVGMSKSTRDKTRLMIDLIRELTTEQQGPAPTEAVLDRAETKLGMERHKAEEIIKRLRTNGEIFEPRAGFLKLP encoded by the coding sequence ATGGTCGAAGATCCCGTAGCGAAGTGGGAGGAGTTCATCCGGTCCAGGTACTGGGACGAACTTCTGGAGCTTGCCGACTCCTACCCCTTGCGCCGAAGCCTCTCCATCAAGTTCCCGGACATCGATAGGTACGACCCGGAGTTCGCCGACGAGCTGTTGGAGAAGCCGGGGCCGCTCCTGGAGGCGGCGGAGACCGCCCTCCTGGAGATCGATCTCCCCATCGACGTAGTCCTCGAGAAGGCCCACTTCCGGATCGTGGGCCTTCCGCGGCGCCACAAGACGAGCGAGCTTCGGTCCGACCACATCGGCAGGCTCATAGCCCTGGAGGGGCTCGTCCGGACGGTGACGGAGGTCCGGCCGAAGGTGGTCTCGGCGGCCTTCGAGTGCCAGAGGTGCGGCCACCTCTTCTATAAGGAGCAGACCACCTCCAAGTTCCAGGAGCCCTACGACTGCCCCAACGAGGCCTGCGACCGGCGGGGGCCCTTCAAGCTCTTGCTGGACCGGTCCCGGTTCGTCGACGCCCAGAACGTCCGGGTCCAGGAGTCGCCGGAGGAGCTCCGGGGCGGCGAGCAGCCCCAGACCCTGGACGTCCAGCTCGAGGACGACCTCTCCGGGATCATCTACCCCGGGGACCGGGTCGTCATCAACGGCGTCCTCCGGTCCTACCAGAGGACGACCCAGACCGGTAAGTCGACGTACTTCGATCTCTTCCTCGAAGGAAACTCCGTCGAGATGATGGAGCAGGAGTTCGAGGAGATCGATATCAAGCCAGAGGACGAACGGCTGATAAGGGAGCTCTCGACCGACCCCCATATCTACGAGAATATAAGAAAGTCCATCGCCCCCTCCATCTACGGCTACGAAGAGGTGAAGGAGGCCCTTGCTCTGCAGCTCTTCTCCGGGGTATCGAAAGGCCTTCCCGACGGGACGAGGATAAGGGGCGACATCCACATCCTCCTCGTCGGCGACCCCGGCATCGCCAAGAGCCAGCTCCTCCGGTACATCTCGAAGCTATCCCCCCGGGGGATATACACCTCCGGGAAGAGCTCGACCTCGGCGGGGCTGACGGCGACGGCTGTGAAGGATGAACTGGGCGACGGCCGCTGGTCGATCGAGGCGGGGGCGCTGGTCCTGGCCGACAAGGGGATCGCCTGCATCGACGAGATGGACAAGATGAGGTCCGAGGACAGGTCCGCCCTCCACGAGGCGATGGAGCAGCAGACGATCAGCGTCGCGAAGGCGGGGGTGATGGCGACGTTGAAGTCGCGGTGCGCCCTCCTCGCCGCCGCAAACCCCAAGTTCGGCCGCTTCGACAAGTACGAGGGGATAGCCCAGCAGATCAACCTCTCCCCCGCCCTCATGTCCCGGTTCGACCTGATCTTCGTCCTCACCGACGAGCCCTCCGACGCCCGGGACTCCCAGATCGCCCGCCACATCGGCCAGACCACCTACGCCGGGGAGATATCCTCCCGGGGGGGGTACTCGAAGGAAGAGCTTGAAGCGGTGATGGACGTCATCCGCCCCGCCATCGAGCCGGAGGTCCTGCGCAAGTACATCGCCTACGCCCGAAAGAACGTCTTCCCCGTCCTCTCCGACGGGGCGAGGGAGAGGCTCGAGAGCTACTACGTCAACCTGCGAAAACAGGGGCAGGACGGAAATAAGCCCGTCCCCGTGACGGCGAGGCAGCTTGAAGCGCTCTTTCGGCTCTCCGAGTCGAGCGCCCGCCTCCGGCTCAGCGATGAGATCACCGGTGGCGACGCCGAACGGGTCATCCGAATCGTCGAGGCCTGCCTCCGGCAGGTGGGGGTCGACCCCGAGACCGGCCTCCTCGACGCCGACGTCCTGGCGGTGGGGATGAGCAAGAGCACCCGGGACAAGACGAGGCTGATGATCGACCTGATAAGAGAGCTGACCACAGAACAGCAGGGTCCCGCCCCCACGGAGGCGGTCCTCGATAGGGCAGAGACGAAGCTGGGGATGGAGAGACATAAAGCCGAGGAGATCATAAAGAGGCTCCGGACGAACGGCGAGATCTTCGAGCCGAGGGCCGGCTTCTTGAAGCTCCCCTGA
- a CDS encoding DUF424 domain-containing protein: MEEMRDTMYLKVHRIRGEVMVAVCDSELLGKTFDEGALSLTVEEAFFGEEVATVREVAEALAGASIANMVGEKAVACGIETKCIDGRNILKIDGVPTAQMVRM; this comes from the coding sequence ATGGAAGAGATGAGAGATACGATGTACCTCAAGGTTCACAGGATTCGTGGCGAGGTGATGGTGGCGGTCTGCGACAGCGAGCTCCTCGGAAAGACCTTCGACGAGGGGGCCCTCTCCCTGACGGTGGAGGAGGCCTTCTTCGGGGAGGAGGTGGCGACGGTCCGGGAGGTGGCGGAGGCCCTGGCCGGGGCGTCGATCGCCAACATGGTGGGGGAGAAGGCGGTAGCCTGCGGGATCGAGACGAAGTGCATCGACGGCAGAAACATCCTCAAGATAGACGGCGTTCCCACAGCCCAGATGGTGCGGATGTGA
- a CDS encoding 60S ribosomal export protein NMD3: protein MRLESVCPRCGGPSALGLCSRCRLEEATLLEVSDHAEVTACPVCGFQRVQGRWRDTGGTVEEMIFEAVAGGIALHRDLEDPQVDISISKLNSTQYLATVRVSGTFGGLAASEERTVRATAERATCERCSRMAGNYYEATIQLRGTAGPPGPAELDEGRKIAEDVTKSCFERGDRLSFIQETKAVKGGIDLVVGSTQQGRAIARAIHERFGGSTLESFKLAGTRDGRNVYRTSILVRLPRLKAGDLIRGRGRFLEVRGFEGKRTACRSLRDGAMVYLSEEEAEDAPVLGNRSSAERGVVVAEDRDVLEVMDPVSFRIVSASRPANLGAGVGEEVEFLRFGGEILILPPREGRGHRE from the coding sequence GTGAGGCTAGAGAGCGTCTGCCCCCGGTGCGGCGGGCCATCCGCCCTGGGCCTCTGCAGCCGTTGCCGACTGGAGGAGGCGACCCTCCTCGAGGTTTCTGACCACGCCGAGGTGACGGCGTGTCCCGTCTGCGGCTTCCAGCGGGTCCAGGGGCGCTGGCGAGATACCGGGGGCACCGTCGAGGAGATGATCTTCGAGGCCGTGGCCGGGGGGATCGCCCTCCACCGGGACCTCGAAGACCCACAGGTAGATATCTCGATCTCGAAGTTGAACTCCACCCAGTACCTCGCCACCGTCCGAGTCTCCGGGACCTTCGGCGGCCTTGCCGCCTCGGAGGAGAGGACTGTCAGGGCCACCGCCGAGAGGGCCACCTGCGAGAGGTGCAGCCGGATGGCGGGAAACTACTACGAGGCGACGATCCAGTTGAGGGGGACGGCGGGACCCCCGGGGCCGGCGGAGCTGGATGAGGGCCGGAAGATCGCCGAGGACGTCACTAAAAGCTGCTTTGAGAGGGGGGACCGCCTCTCCTTCATCCAGGAGACGAAGGCCGTCAAGGGCGGGATCGACCTGGTGGTGGGGTCGACCCAGCAGGGGAGGGCGATCGCGAGAGCGATCCACGAACGGTTCGGGGGGAGCACCCTGGAGTCCTTCAAGCTTGCGGGGACTAGGGACGGAAGGAACGTCTACAGGACGAGCATCCTCGTCAGGCTCCCGCGGCTCAAGGCCGGCGACCTGATCAGGGGTCGAGGCCGCTTTTTGGAGGTGAGGGGGTTTGAGGGAAAGAGGACGGCCTGCAGATCTCTCCGGGACGGCGCGATGGTGTATCTCTCAGAAGAAGAGGCTGAAGACGCCCCCGTCCTGGGGAACCGCTCCTCCGCCGAGAGAGGGGTGGTGGTGGCGGAGGACCGGGACGTTCTGGAGGTCATGGACCCCGTCAGCTTCAGGATCGTCTCCGCATCCAGGCCCGCCAACCTCGGGGCCGGGGTGGGGGAGGAGGTCGAGTTTTTGAGGTTTGGGGGCGAGATCCTCATCCTCCCGCCCCGGGAAGGGAGGGGACACCGGGAGTGA
- the dnaG gene encoding DNA primase DnaG has product MQNVDTTKYVIHAEISADGIVERPDVVGAIFGQTEGLLGSDLDLRDLQKTGRIGRIDVQIASSGGKSSGTISIPSSFDKVETAILASALETIDRVGPCIARIKISNIEDVRASKRRYVVERAKQIIMEMFDENILDTQGITEQIKQSVRVEEITHIGPDRLPAGPNVLDSDAILVVEGRADVLNLLRYGIKNAVAVGGTNVPPTIAELCSKKVVTAFTDGDRGGELIVKELLQVADIDYVARAPEGKCVEDMSQKEIVRALRQKIPVEQVLDYYKIKPLSKKQRRDVTTRRKSLIRERPVRISRGSERSVEAAPQIHVHEPEVEFEAEPETVAIEEEASEEAGEWFVPHLEALNGTLSARLFDRNQNMIREVAVRDLAKELKESNGDVAGAIFDGVVTQRILDIAADKNLEYLIGAKLGNIVKSPLCVKVMTGEA; this is encoded by the coding sequence ATGCAGAATGTTGATACCACTAAATACGTAATTCACGCTGAGATCTCGGCAGACGGGATCGTGGAGAGGCCCGACGTCGTCGGCGCCATATTCGGCCAGACGGAGGGGCTCCTCGGAAGCGACCTCGACCTCCGAGACCTCCAGAAGACGGGCCGGATAGGCAGGATCGACGTCCAGATCGCCTCCAGCGGCGGCAAATCCTCCGGGACTATCTCAATCCCCTCCAGCTTCGACAAGGTGGAGACGGCGATCCTCGCCTCCGCCCTGGAGACGATCGACAGGGTAGGCCCCTGCATCGCCAGGATCAAGATCTCCAACATCGAGGACGTCCGGGCCTCCAAGAGGAGGTACGTCGTGGAGAGGGCAAAGCAGATCATCATGGAGATGTTCGACGAGAACATCCTCGACACCCAGGGGATCACCGAGCAGATCAAGCAGTCCGTCCGGGTGGAGGAGATCACCCACATCGGGCCGGACCGGCTCCCTGCGGGCCCCAACGTCCTCGACTCGGACGCCATCCTGGTGGTGGAGGGGAGGGCCGACGTCCTCAACCTCCTCCGGTACGGGATCAAGAACGCCGTCGCCGTCGGCGGGACGAACGTCCCCCCCACCATCGCTGAGCTCTGCAGCAAGAAGGTGGTGACGGCCTTCACCGACGGGGACCGGGGCGGAGAGCTGATCGTAAAGGAGCTCCTCCAGGTCGCCGACATAGACTACGTCGCCCGGGCCCCCGAGGGTAAGTGCGTCGAGGACATGTCCCAGAAGGAGATCGTGAGGGCCCTCCGCCAGAAGATCCCCGTCGAGCAGGTCCTGGACTACTACAAGATCAAGCCCCTCTCGAAGAAGCAGCGGCGGGACGTCACCACCCGGAGGAAGAGCCTCATCCGGGAGCGGCCCGTCAGGATCAGCCGGGGGTCGGAGAGGTCGGTGGAGGCGGCGCCTCAGATCCATGTCCACGAGCCGGAGGTGGAGTTCGAGGCCGAGCCGGAGACCGTCGCCATAGAGGAGGAGGCTTCCGAGGAGGCGGGGGAGTGGTTCGTCCCCCACCTGGAGGCCCTCAACGGCACCCTCTCCGCCCGCCTCTTCGACCGGAACCAGAACATGATCCGGGAGGTGGCCGTGAGGGACCTGGCAAAAGAGCTGAAGGAGTCCAACGGCGACGTGGCCGGAGCGATCTTCGACGGCGTCGTCACCCAGAGGATCCTGGACATCGCCGCCGACAAGAACCTCGAGTACCTGATCGGGGCGAAGCTCGGAAACATCGTCAAAAGCCCCCTCTGCGTCAAGGTGATGACGGGAGAGGCGTGA
- the pth2 gene encoding peptidyl-tRNA hydrolase Pth2: MGFLTVAIMEFKQCIIVREDLKLSSGKLAVQVAHAAVLAMERADKRIVRDWKEEGQRKIVLKARTLQDVFRLRDEAERAGVAAAIVIDAGLTEIPPGTVTALGLGPAPEAQIDRITGGLKLV, translated from the coding sequence ATGGGGTTTCTAACCGTCGCCATCATGGAGTTCAAGCAGTGCATCATCGTCCGGGAAGATCTGAAGCTCTCCTCCGGCAAGCTGGCGGTCCAGGTCGCCCACGCCGCGGTCCTCGCCATGGAGCGGGCGGATAAGCGGATCGTCAGGGACTGGAAGGAGGAGGGGCAGAGGAAGATCGTCCTGAAGGCGCGGACCCTCCAGGACGTCTTTCGGCTGAGGGACGAGGCGGAGAGGGCGGGGGTGGCGGCCGCCATCGTGATAGACGCCGGCCTGACGGAGATACCTCCCGGAACCGTCACCGCCCTAGGCCTAGGCCCCGCCCCGGAGGCCCAGATCGATCGGATCACCGGCGGTCTGAAGCTCGTCTGA
- the truD gene encoding tRNA pseudouridine(13) synthase TruD: protein MMEASEFDRSLGMELYATSSPGCGGRLRAEVEDFAVEELAPDQRYGRGRYLVVEVEKAGWETHHLVRDLSRQLQISQKRFSWAGTKDKNAVTRQRMSIYGLEEGELVRANLPGVRIRALGRSDRPVSLGDLRGNRFAVRIREIDLDDAEAARRLEAVTGEIRALGGLPNYFGVQRFGEVRPVTHLVGEALVRGDPEGAAMIYLALPFPGEPESTRAARERLLADRDFSLALKEYPLRLRYERAMMARLQEEGDFARSFDVLAENLRRLFVHAYQSLLYNRILSRRMKSGLPLGRAVEGDVVCFSKDGLPNPDKLQAVDGSNLSAVNRLADRGRAFVTLPLFGYGSEFAGGLPGEIERAVLAEEGVELSDFRVDANPGLGSPGSRRAALLRVDPVVVVEEGSSALLKFDLPPGSYATVVLREYMKA from the coding sequence ATGATGGAGGCCTCAGAGTTCGACCGGTCCCTGGGGATGGAGCTCTACGCCACCAGCTCCCCCGGGTGCGGGGGGCGGCTCCGGGCCGAGGTCGAGGACTTCGCCGTAGAGGAGCTGGCCCCAGACCAGAGGTATGGGAGGGGGCGCTACCTCGTCGTGGAGGTGGAGAAGGCCGGCTGGGAGACCCACCACCTGGTGAGGGACCTCTCCCGCCAGCTCCAGATCAGCCAGAAGAGGTTCTCCTGGGCGGGGACGAAGGACAAGAACGCCGTCACCCGCCAGAGGATGAGCATATACGGCCTCGAGGAGGGGGAGCTGGTCCGGGCGAACCTCCCCGGCGTCAGGATCAGGGCCCTGGGGAGGTCGGACCGGCCGGTATCCCTAGGCGACCTCCGGGGGAACCGGTTCGCCGTCCGCATCCGGGAGATCGACCTCGACGACGCCGAGGCGGCCCGCCGGCTGGAGGCGGTCACCGGGGAGATCCGGGCGTTAGGCGGCCTGCCGAACTACTTCGGGGTCCAGAGGTTCGGGGAGGTGAGGCCGGTCACCCACCTCGTCGGAGAGGCCCTCGTCAGGGGAGACCCGGAGGGGGCGGCGATGATCTACCTCGCCCTCCCCTTCCCCGGGGAGCCGGAGTCGACCCGGGCGGCGAGGGAGAGGCTCCTCGCCGACCGGGACTTCAGCCTGGCCCTGAAGGAGTACCCCCTCCGGCTCCGGTACGAGAGGGCGATGATGGCCCGCCTCCAGGAGGAGGGCGACTTCGCCCGATCCTTCGACGTCCTCGCCGAGAACCTCCGGAGGCTCTTCGTCCACGCCTACCAGTCCCTCCTCTATAACAGGATCCTATCCCGGAGGATGAAGTCCGGCCTCCCCCTGGGGCGGGCGGTGGAGGGGGACGTCGTCTGCTTCTCGAAGGACGGCCTCCCCAACCCCGATAAGCTCCAGGCCGTCGACGGGTCGAACCTCTCGGCCGTCAACCGCCTCGCCGATAGGGGGAGGGCCTTTGTGACCCTCCCCCTCTTCGGATACGGATCGGAGTTTGCCGGAGGCCTCCCGGGGGAGATCGAGAGGGCGGTCCTCGCCGAGGAGGGGGTCGAGCTATCCGACTTTCGGGTCGATGCAAACCCCGGCCTCGGCTCTCCGGGGAGCCGGAGGGCCGCCCTCCTCAGGGTTGACCCCGTCGTGGTCGTCGAGGAAGGGAGCTCTGCCCTCCTCAAATTCGACCTTCCCCCAGGCTCCTACGCCACCGTCGTCCTAAGAGAGTATATGAAGGCGTAG
- the mmp11 gene encoding methanogenesis marker protein 11, whose amino-acid sequence MLALEDPYAVVYRQIHAVASSDGEEVEILERSSCFGGGAWSLHHYSKGPLVVEARSVGEWFRYRVRAGRSDLALASSRRSAGIEAVAVRGDEVEITYAGLGGGGVGATVSRSRAGDVLRSSVSESGGGKVGRGTIVLPRRERIAVGVDDTDSKTEGATWSLVHNIAAKVDRPEARYVSHALVQLFPVPTKTQNCVSTVVEFAALPGKADPMLAEFRDLLERYTVSEETGMAVYRGFDPSPLMEYSQLCRTERIAYDLAIETAARTGTEVVIAGRGLIGALAAIPFCGRPLASVRPGE is encoded by the coding sequence GTGCTCGCTCTTGAAGATCCCTATGCTGTCGTCTACCGACAGATCCACGCCGTGGCCAGCTCCGACGGCGAGGAGGTGGAGATCCTGGAGCGCTCCTCCTGCTTCGGGGGCGGGGCCTGGTCCCTCCACCACTACTCTAAAGGGCCCCTGGTGGTGGAGGCCAGGTCCGTGGGGGAGTGGTTCCGCTACCGCGTCCGGGCGGGGAGGTCCGACCTCGCCCTCGCCTCCTCCCGGCGGTCGGCGGGGATCGAGGCTGTGGCGGTGAGGGGCGATGAGGTGGAGATAACCTACGCCGGCCTCGGGGGCGGCGGCGTCGGCGCGACGGTCTCCAGATCGAGGGCCGGGGACGTCCTCCGATCTAGCGTCTCCGAATCCGGTGGGGGGAAGGTGGGACGGGGGACGATCGTCCTTCCCCGGAGGGAGAGGATAGCCGTCGGCGTCGACGACACCGACTCTAAGACGGAGGGGGCGACGTGGTCCCTGGTCCACAACATCGCCGCGAAGGTCGACCGGCCCGAGGCGAGGTACGTCTCCCACGCCCTCGTCCAGCTCTTCCCCGTCCCCACCAAGACCCAGAACTGCGTCTCTACGGTGGTGGAGTTCGCCGCCCTGCCGGGAAAGGCCGATCCGATGCTGGCGGAGTTCCGGGACCTTTTGGAGCGGTACACCGTCTCCGAAGAGACGGGGATGGCGGTCTACCGGGGGTTTGACCCCTCGCCCCTGATGGAGTACTCCCAACTCTGCAGGACCGAGCGGATCGCCTACGACCTCGCGATCGAGACGGCGGCGCGGACCGGGACGGAGGTCGTCATCGCCGGCCGGGGTCTGATAGGGGCTCTTGCGGCGATCCCCTTCTGCGGAAGGCCCCTCGCGTCGGTGAGGCCCGGAGAATGA